A window of the Arachis duranensis cultivar V14167 chromosome 5, aradu.V14167.gnm2.J7QH, whole genome shotgun sequence genome harbors these coding sequences:
- the LOC107487905 gene encoding BTB/POZ domain-containing protein At3g50780, with the protein MSDVRLGKVVEQQGQGQTRIKNVPIAVTPEGFWCCPSPVVFQKGLKVQTPLNNKPKPSSPPLLSKNTAHKIPASVIERRAVPAAPPPSRLVVASDVQKCSDDPERPPAAASVTTTERPQRNKVETLPKKVAIEFGEAGTCDMKVVLLGKQGFCVKLNVHRDVLREKSSFFAEKFSELGGISSCLQIEDCEDVEIYVETVGLMYCKEMKQRLMKQNVSRILRILKVAESLGFSSCIQSCLDHLEAVPWVGEEEEEKVVSTVLRLKGEGIGVNPVLKRVSPEISNAQKDTLSHILELVLKSNEERGRREMKSIVLKLLRENNSLPGSTGSADICNDMIYRSCRSCLDSLLSLFKQAAEADVPDTPSISREAILKQIALEADNLSWLLEILVDKQAADEFALMWANQEELATLHGKLPIVARYHISCISGRLYVGIGRGELLPSKNTRLSLLQTWLQPLINDYNWLQHGCRSFDRKLVEEGIGRTILTLPLEDQQSILLSWVGSFLKTGDGCPNLQRAFEVWWRRTFVRPYMEGQGNDAMQDS; encoded by the exons ATGAGTGATGTTAGGCTTGGCAAGGTGGTGGAGCAGCAAGGTCAAGGTCAAACAAGGATTAAGAATGTTCCAATTGCTGTCACCCCAGAAGGGTTTTGGTGCTGCCCTTCCCCTGTTGTGTTCCAGAAAGGTCTCAAGGTTCAAACTCCTCTCAACAACAAACCAAAACCCTCTTCACCACCACTACTTTCAAAGAACACTGCTCACAAGATACCGGCTTCAGTTATAGAGAGGAGAGCAGTGCCTGCTGCACCACCACCATCAAGATTGGTGGTTGCTTCAGATGTTCAAAAATGCAGTGATGACCCCGAAAGGCCTCCAGCTGCAGCATCTGTGACTACTACAGAGAGACCTCAAAGGAACAAGGTTGAGACTTTGCCCAAGAAGGTTGCTATTGAGTTTGGTGAAGCTGGAACCTGTGATATGAAGGTGGTTTTGTTGGGGAAGCAAGGGTTTTGTGTCAAGTTGAATGTGCATAGGGATGTATTGAGGGAGAAGAGTAGTTTCTTTGCTGAGAAATTCTCTGAGTTAGGTGGAATTTCATCATGTCTCCAAATTGAGGATTGTGAAGATgttgaaatatatgttgaaacTGTTGGCCTTATGTACTGCAAAGAAATGAAGCAGAGGCTTATGAAGCAGAATGTTTCTCGCATTCTTCGAATACTCAAG GTTGCAGAATCGCTTGGCTTCAGTTCGTGTATCCAGTCATGTTTAGATCACTTGGAGGCAGTCCCTTgggttggagaagaagaagaagaaaaggtggTGTCAACCGTACTGCGACTCAAAGGAGAAGGAATCGGAGTCAACCCTGTGCTAAAACGTGTTTCTCCTGAAATTTCTAATGCACAGAAGGATACTCTATCCCACATACTTGAACTTGTTCTCAAAAGCAATGAGGAGAGAGGTCGCCGAGAGATGAAATCCATAGTTCTAAAGCTCCTTAGGGAGAATAACAGTCTTCCAGGCTCCACTGGTTCAGCTGACATATGCAATGATATGATTTATAGATCATGCAGAAGCTGCTTGGATTCATTATTGTCACTGTTCAAGCAGGCTGCAGAAGCAGACGTTCCGGACACACCTAGCATTAGCAGAGAAGCCATACTAAAACAAATAGCCCTTGAAGCCGATAACCTTTCATGGCTGCTTGAGATTTTAGTTGACAAACAAGCTGCTGATGAGTTTGCGCTGATGTGGGCGAATCAGGAGGAACTGGCAACCCTACATGGAAAACTCCCCATCGTAGCACGCTATCACATCAGCTGCATTTCTGGAAGACTGTATGTTGGCATTGGAAGAGGGGAGTTGTTGCCATCAAAGAACACACGCTTGTCACTGTTGCAGACATGGTTGCAGCCTCTGATCAATGACTACAACTGGTTACAGCACGGATGCAGGTCGTTTGACAGGAAACTTGTGGAGGAAGGAATTGGGAGGACTATACTAACCTTGCCACTGGAGGATCAGCAGAGTATTCTGCTTTCTTGGGTGGGGAGTTTCTTGAAAACCGGCGATGGATGTCCCAACCTTCAGAGAGCTTTCGAGGTATGGTGGCGAAGAACCTTTGTTAGACCTTACATGGAGGGCCAAGGTAATGATGCAATGCAAGATAGTTGA